The genomic stretch GCCAGAACCCAGAGCCCAGTAGCCAGTACCGAGGGACCAGAGCCAagagcccagagccagagctcaGAATACAGAACCCAGAGCCATGGCTAACAGAGAGCTGTTTACGTTTGCACACACGGCTTGCCCTGTACGGTACCCCCTTTGTCCCACCCATTACATCCTCTCGCTGGCATTCTCTTGGCCAGGGCATGGTCCTCTCCGCCATGTCCTTCGCCACGACTCGCTTTGCACTGATTGGCCCTAATGAATCTTTTTGTTACCTTCTCCATGCGGCCGCCTGCGCATTGTACCATGCGGTCTATGTAAATTAGTTCACTTTTAACCCAAATCCCCGACAAGGGGCTGAATCTGATGACACCCGCAGCCACCCCACCCACTCCGCCATGGAAgaaattacaattttaaatattcatgCTGCTTTTCTCTTTTGTGTAACTTTTGATATAAGTTGTCACTTGTTAATCCCAAAGATTCGGTATGAAAAAATAATTAGTATAACAATTTGAAGCTGAACAAACGGTTCAAGAATTGCAACCAGCTTTTGGtagaatttttgtattttgtgggATACAACGTACTTCAGTTCCTCTATAAAATATTCTTGGAAGACATCTTGTCTTATCTTGTCTTGTCTTGCAATCAACCAGTCGGAAAATTCTGTACCATTCCGATCAGAGGAACATAGACATGCTTCACATACAGCATCATTATCAGAATGTCCATGAACAGCATCATTCAGATGCTGTTTCCTAGTGTTTCCTCTTGTCTGTTCATCAGAACTGATCTCTTAATCAATCCCATACTGTGCTACATTCTCGTAATCGCTTCTTGGTACCCATTCCTTGGGAAAATGCTGCGATTATGTCAAGGCACGCAGCGATCTACCACTGAAAAGCGCAGCAAATCTTCAGTAAAGTATAGTTTTCGTTTAAACTCTGAAAAAGATGCATTACTCGCTGATGTTTACTGTGACTTTAGCTGTGCTGGTGGGAAGAATGAGATCCTAATTGAAACTCTTTAGTTCCAGACCTTGGCCAGTGGCGTTCCTGCGGACTGACAAACCGATAGTCTGTGGATGCGTGGCAGATCTTGAGGCAATTCGATAGGTAATGCTAGAGACCCTAAAGCGTGGGCATCTTCGCTGAAATTCAAATTACCAAGACCAGCtcgagatccgagaaatgtaCAACAACTGGAAGTCCGAAAGTAAAGAAATAATCAGAGATTTCGATCTCATGCTCGTCGATGAAACAAATGATCTTTTTAAAAGACTGTCGTGGGCAACCCACCCTATTCAGTAGTATTTGTACTACAGTACTATAGAAAAAACATATTAGCTACGATTTTTTATGGAATATCACCTTtgaattaataaatttaaaacattttattgTACCAACTCGATTATTAGTACGATGTCTTGCAGTATCTGTCTATTAAACGCTTTAACTTTCGAACCAATTTTTGATTGAGTGAAATGGAAACAGGCACCCCCAATAAACTTCCatctgtatgtatatgtatgtgccacAACAAATTTGTTCAACTTTTATTGCTTTCCAATTTGTTGAAAATCTTTAAATAAAAGAACCAGCAAATCCCCTCACCAGCACAGCGCACAAGGGTTAAATTCTGTAGCACAATGCCAAAGCCAGAGTCCGTGTTCCAGCAGCCTggctgcccgcctgcctgcccgcctgcccgTGTGTTGAGTAATGTGCATACGTGACTGCAATGTGTACGTGTGTCAGTGTGTTGGTGTGCCCGTGCCCACTGACAAAACGCAGGCAGGTAGGAaatgtgtggtgtggtgtggtgtggtggtggtggcctcACAGtacgtatacgcagtgtgtacaaacaaaatacatgccGCAATGTTTATTTTGTAAGCCTCCCGTCGAGGCAAGCGAGCGAATAAGtgtctatccatctatctcgCTTTCGCACACTCTTTCTATCTCTTTCCGGACTGGTCGTTCGCTCTCTTTCTAGCCTGTTCTTTCGCTCTGTCTTaccgtctctgtctgtgtgttcTGTATAGATCATAAAATGCACATGTTGTATGGCTGTGCGGCTTGTGTTTATTCAACCGCATGAAACAATGTGGAAAACGCATGCCAGGCATACGATGTTCCTGCTGCCGTTCCTTTCTGTGTGTATGTaagagtatctgtgtgtgtgtgtgtatgcgttaCGCTATGCTAAACTTTTTACAAGGATTGCCCCAAGCACCGCGCGAATGGACCGGGGGGGGTGGCTTGGTTAACGCaacaatttaacaaaaaaccaaaaaaagatgCAAAAAAGTACGTTAAAGAAATGGGGAAACAAAAATTCTacaaaaagaataacaaaaacaagaaaaaaaagcaaaaaaaaaacttttggcGGGTGGGGAGGACAAAGCTTTTAATACCCTGGCAGATCCATCATTTCTTTCATTCGATTTTTGTACAAAGTTTACAAAGCTATTAGGAAAGACATTAAAGAACTGCTTTTTATGTTGTTGGTCTTCGAAAGAGTGGGGTTTTTTATGAATCGATATAGTGCGTTCTTATAGCTGACaattttaaatggaaaatgcacaAGAGCTCTCATTTAACTAAAACTTTTTGATTTGCGAAAATCCACAAAAGTTTTCTTATAAAGAATAGTTTTCTTTGGAATATTTACGATATAATAATAGATTCTATGAGATGTTCTTCGGTTAATATATATAAGAACATGGAAAACTGTATTTTAAAGAAGAACTTATTTAGTTTGTCGTTTAATCCAATTAAAAACTAGGTGATATTCCGTCTTTTATATGATACGTTCTTTAAATTGAAGCTTCTTTATAAAGGTTCAGCGAACTAGTTTAAAAATCGAGGGACTATGACTGCAGTCACTTAAAAATAGAGAATTCTTCCCTCTCCCCAAAATCATGAAAccctccagagagagagagagagagggtgcaCGAATTCTACACATATTTGTGCATTTATGCCCAAGAACCCGGCACTACCgcaccgcacacacaccaTTCAAAGAGGATGGAAAATGATGAGCTGCAGCTCATCGCCTGGTAATCTTTTGTGGTTCCTCTTTGGACAGGGAAAGCAACTTGAACTCTgctctgtgcctgtgcctgtgcctctgcctcaatGCATGAGTGATTCACCCACCATTTAAGGTTGTGGTTCTTGGTTGGTTCTTGGGTTTCTGGGTGCAGCGGTTTTCGGTCTTTCGGCCACCCCTTGGAATTGCTGTCAAGACGAATGGGAAAGCCCACCCACCCAGCTTGAGGTCGAATGTGTGCTGATTGCAATCTTTTATGACTGGCGGTGGAATTGAGGTAAGTCTTAGCTTGGATTTGAACTCATTTGATTGGAGTGCCTTGGGCACAATTATTTCAGGTACCCGAATTGTTCTTTTGGGTATAACAAAATAAAGTTCCCAGCCGAAAAACCAATATTAGTTGTGGCTTAAACTAAATCTTCTCAAAGTTTAAAATGATTTCAGCAGCTCTTGTGGGTTTTGTAGTTGTGCAACTGGCATTCTTGGtcattttcgttttgtgtgttttcttgtAATCCAATAATAACGCATTCAGCTGCGATATTCTCTAGAATTTGCGTTGATTGGACAAGCATTTTACTGGACAAAGTCTGATTCACAAACTTCCTTATCAGCATCTCCACAAACTACATTATTGCGTTGACATTTCcttgtgttttattttgtctGCTAGTCAGAATCATCACCGTACTGCATTCTGCACTCTCGTAATCAGTTCTTGCGAAAATTCAGCGATAATGTGAGGCGTTTCAAGCGACGCAACAGGCTGGTTTTTCTTACGAGAAATCTGATTTCGAGAAAAGTATAGAGGGCGATCTCGAACGTAACTGTTCTCAAACTGACAAAGAGATGATTAATTTCTTGAGCAAGTTCTAGGGCGCCCACGAGTGACATATGTATACCCTCTAATCGGAAGTACTAAGACCATCCAGCCTTTTGGTTAATTCATGATACGTACTATGTCTTTTTGTTAGAGTCTAAAGACGATGTGACTCACACTGATTTTTATTGGGGCAGTGCTGCTGTTAATAGTATTAAATATTCTGCTGGGCCTTAGGTTAGGGATACCTTCAATATCCATTTGAATCGAAAGGGAGGAGAGACCAATAGATCTAATAATAACAAAGGTTCCATAAACGGAAAGAACTTATGATAGAGCATAAGGAATAATATATCCTTCTATTGTGTAAAAAAAAGATTTGTGTCGTCGTCGCTCATATCAGAGaggtatatatgtagatataaatttccctggttaaaaaatataaacaaattattaaaaaatcgTTAATCCCGAAATTCTGTCTTTAATATATGGTATAAATTATGTTGTGAGTGAAACTTCAAACACATAAGGTCAACTATCTTTAAGAAGATCTATGAGAGATCTATGTATATTAATCTCTATAGAGATAACTACCGTCACTTGCCTGAGTAAATTTATGGCGTCTCTGTGCAGTTTGCATGAAATTTGCAAGactataataatatatttcaACCAAATATCCAGCTGGAAAGTTCTGTATAATTTCCGATGACTGGGAACACAGTTTGCAAGAAGAAGGCTGATGAAGGCTGCTTCGCCTACAGCGTCATTCCAGCATCTCCATTAAGTGCGTTATTCCGATGATGTTTCCTCGTGCTTCCTCTTGTCTGTTCATAAGAACTGATCTCTGAATCAATCCCATACTTAGCTACATTCTCGTAATCGGTTCTTGGTAGCCTTTCTTGGGAAAATTTTGCGATTACGTCAAGGCACGCACCGATCTACTATAAAAAGCGCAGCAAATCTTCAGGGAAGTATAGTTTGCTGTTAAACACTGAACAAGATGCATTGTTCGCTGATCTTTGCTGTGACTTTAGCTGTGCTGGTGAGTAGGAAGACATCCCCAACATAATGGGATCCTAATTAAAACTCTTCGGTTTCCAGGGCTTTGCCAGTGCCACTCTAACGACAAAAGACAAGGAAATGATGTGTGGACACCTGAAGATTATTGAGACGCAACGGCACGTGATGCTTGAGTACCTATCGGGAGAGGCAGCAGCTCTTGGAAGGGCTGCCATTAAAATCCTgccaaaaaattcaaatttcgaGAAGTGTATGGAACAAGATATCTTGTTTTCACAACTCACTCAAACAGACGAATCGTCCATTGCCTTTTTGAACAAGTTCAAGTGTGCCTACAAGCGACAAATACTCTGTAATTGGAATTACCAAGACCAGCCCGAGTTCCGAGAAATGTACAACAAATGGAAGTCCGATAGTAACgaaataattaaacaattcGATAGGGAGCtggtcaaaacaaatcaaGATCTGCTAGAGAGAAGGTCGTGGTCAACGCTATCTAATCGGAATGAGTTTATAAACTCAGTCAATTACTACTTGAGGCGGTATATAAAGAATACTCACAATTTGTTTAATCATTTTCTTAATTCTTCCAAATCCAAGTACGAGTGCACGTATAAGATACGTTATCTTTAAGCCTATTTTGAAAAAACattttacaaaatatacaattatttttaaatacatatatttatattatataaataaacatcaTTTTTTGTGCTTCTGTAACTATTACTGGATTTATTAGAATTTCTTATTCTTTTCTATCTATGTATGACGAACTTTTAAAACATAAATCTGACATTAGTTGCCGTTACAAGGGGCCGACTTGATTACTCACATTTTTCGACCCAGGGGACAAGGTCTCCTCCACAATTGCAGTGGCAACGCTGCGCCTTCTACGCGCTTcctcagtctctctctctctccctcacacacggtcttcctcgtgcagtgtgcgggCTCTGGCAGAGAGGAGCGAGATTAAACGGCTGCGATTGTTgtgaaaatagaaaaaagtTGTGTGCGATGTACACAATGAATTGAGTTATATgaatgcgagtgtgtgtgttgtctTTTGTAGTTTTAGTTTTCCGCATTCAATTGTATGAGTTAACGAAATGCAACGAAATAGACTTAAACTTTTGAGTTAGCTGAATTTTCGCCTGCGCCctcttcttgttcttcttttcctttcaGACAGCAAAGGCAACCGCAATTGCTGACACTCTTGCCAAATCAGCTATCTgactatttttaattttttaaacattAGCCGGAAATCAGAATATTTAAGGTATATATTTAGCTATGTTTTGTCTAAAACAGTGAGAAAAACTTGCTCCAAAAAACAAGCTTTTTTATAAGTTTACCACAAAAACTGATATTTTTCTTCTGATTGATTCTCACTGTAAATTCAAAATATTGAATTAGTTTTAATTcagcaaaaattaaaagctTATCTTCCTCTAAGGAAGTTGAGGCTTGAGGTAGGTTTAAAAACCAACTTTCTTTTCACTgtcatgtacatatataacaataataaatcCAACGAGGACTTTCCATCCTTTAAATTCTCTGAGCTTCTTGCTGTTCCTTATTCCAACTCCTTCTTGAAGTATTCCGACCACATTAAATTCTGTACaaattgtacatatgtacatctccAGAGCTCTTAAGCGTTCAAGTATGGGGGGAAAATCCCTTTTTAGAAATTTCTTGAGCTTGTTTCACTACAGACTTTACTTGTTTACCGCTTAAAGCTAGCTTTAAAAGTACTTTTAAAAACGTTCAGAAGCCAAAAATTGGCTCAAAAATGTAAGCCAATAAAATCCTCACTTGTGTTATGGGAGAATAATTCTGCTCTTTCTATACGATTTTCGgagctatatttttttttaatttatctaaagctatgctttgtctttttttatacaattattttttctgcttttgaaACGGTATTTTCATACGTTTTTGGATGTATTTTTTGTACGTTTTCATTTGATGGTTTTCTCCCAACctttttgacatttttgtgCACTTTTTCTAACatttttttctgcctttttccATCATTTTTGGAATACGTTAAGGGAAAACGCTTGgacatttatttaattcgttTTTGAATGGTTTTCAGTTTGCATTTTCGGGTATTCTTTGTGTTTGATGTATGGCATTTTTAATCTATAAATTTATTTGGGAATTTTCTGAGACCGTTTAACGATTATTTCCTGAAATcgacattttgtatttttcaataaatttttgaCCGACCATTTTTGGTCTCCATGCGAACTATTTTTCGTCTGTTCGGTTGGAAAAGTTGTGGTAGTTTCAGTGTGCATTTTTGTATAACATAATTCACTTAATATCCGTTTGTGGAACATTATTTTGCCATTAtttctgcaaatatttgtacGTCTTTTTGTAGTCTTTTATAAATGATTGTGTCCGTTGTGCAGACCGATTGCCTTTGATCCCCTTCTCGTAAACTAAATTGTGTTTGCTGCCAATTAACTTCCGGGGCAAACTTCAAAACAAGTGAATTTGCATTACATTTTCATGAGTAAATATTTGAGTAATTGATTTCCCTTGATGGTCGTGCCACACTCCACACAATGTGGCGCTTTTCATTGGGCCAAAAACTGGACTTTCTGGCCAATGCAAATACAAGGTTTATTTCTGGCCACCACAGAATCCTTCGACTTTAGAGTTTTGtggtcgacgacgacgacaaagACGACACAATTGTGCAATGATTTATTCATTGGCAATTAAGTTGAAAACTAATTGGCTGTGCCGGATATCGCCGGATATCGATTcgaaaataattttataatcccagagagtgagagagaggaagaTACAGAGAGAGCCTTGATAAGGCTCATCAAACATGCATATGCCTCACGAAGGAGGTGGCAGGTGGTGGGGAAAGGGGGAAACGGGGGAAACGGTAACAAAACTACAAGTTGCTATGGCTCAAGCTCAAGGCGTGGCGTTTGGGCATTAagtgttgtttctgttgttgcatttcctgtgtgtgtgtgtgtggcacacgACAAGCCAACAAAAGGTCAACTCGACAAGTGAGTTAAATGACAAGGACCTTACCTTGGCGGCGGCGGGGtatgcctcctcctccacggCCTGTGCGTGTTTGCATGTTTGACTCGCTCTCTGTGCTAcgaccccaaaaaaaaaaaaaggaactaAACTTTGGCTTTGAATGTGGCATGCAATGCCAGGCAAGGCAAGGCCCATAATGGCCTTTCGctttcaaaacaaaaccccGCAACTCTCcacgcaacaacaacaacaacagcaacaacaacaacagcaacaatgtgGTGTATGTGCCCTTGGCCAATTGCGAGTGAATTTTGATGTTTTGACTGGCCATTCCTAAGGCCATTTGACAACTCTATAAAACCGGTGTCCTTAAAACCTCTAACCTCActacctccacctcctccccctccacgctgtctctttcttttgctccctctgtgtgtgtgtgtgtgtgtgtgtctgtctctgtctctctctaataACAATAATTGCCCGAAGAGTTTCGCGACTTTCATCTAAACTAAAAGCGAAACTTcaacagaaacgaaacgacTTGGCAACTGGAATATGTCGATGGCGATGGTCGCAAGCTTTCGGCCAAGGCAAAAGCTCAACCACGGGACTCTGGAAAGCTTTCGTCCTGGCGAACCGAATCCGTAAATGTCAGTCATGGAGTTCCAGTCGTCGGATACATGTGGAACACAACGAACACAACTGGAGAAATTCGCGTCTCATCCCCCAAATACAATGCGAAAAAGTTTCTACaaaaaatagacaaaaaactccaatgcaaaaaaaaaacagatacGATACCAAAGGATataaaacgaaaaatatttaattgagttttaAAGGAATTAACGTGTGTGCATCGTGTGGGCATCGCGAGGCGTGTGAAATTGTGTGATGGGTGAAAAAAAGCATCTCCTGTGAATCgaataaattattaattcaGTTCGGttcgaaaaacgaaaaaaaaacgcaataAATTGATAAGAAAGATTTGAGCCCAGAAATATTATAGtacaaaatatagaaaaatataaaaacaaggATATATAGCCTGTAATCAGGATTCAAACCAAAAGTTGATAATAATTAAGCTTgacaaaaaagagaagaaaaaaaaaaggaaaaagctCACGCCCCTCCCGAGTGTGTCCCTGTATTTTTCTTTacctttttctttttactttttcctttttttttgattttacgGTGAAAGTGCAACAACCAGAAGAGataagaagagagagagataagaGAGCAAGAGGCAGAGCTGGAATACTCATCAGTTGGGGATTACGGAATTGGTTTCATTAAAATGGATTTAAGCCAATGCCGATGCGCTGGGTTGCATTTGTGCATGGGATTATCGATTGTAATGCGCAGTCATCAAATTATGTTTGAACAGCACGACCGCCAGGCCAGgagcaacaatagcaacagcaacagcagcagcaacaacagcaacaacatcaacaacaacagcagcagcaacaacagctacgtgcaacaacaactacaacaacaatagctTTATCACCATTGAATACCCCCATTGCGCCTCCaatcagagagaaagagagattgCGTCTTATGAAACAATTGAGGCACCGGCCGAGGCAGCCAAAGCAGCAGACAAAGACAAGGACAAAAACGAAGCGaaagacgaagaagaagaagcaacagcaacaaaaggagcaacagcaacaatagcaaacagcaacagcagcaacccAAAATCGCATCAAATTTTTAAACGGCAATACGCAAAGTAAGTGAAGTGTAAATGAAAGGAGAGAAAaaacgggaatgggaatgggactgaGGGATGCGGGAAttggcatgggcatgggcatgggatCGGCATTGTGTACGAATgcgagtgtatgtgtgtgtgtgtgtgtaaaacgGAGACAAAGTTAGAGGCAGAAGTACACCGCAAAAAAAATTACACCTCTAAACTATCCAGAAATCTATGTTTTTTAGAGCAATTCATATCTAAAATATCGTATAATCTTTCACACACTCAAGAGACTGCTAGGCAAAggatttatttaaaaatctgtaattaggaatatatataccttTAGATCCCTTTAGATCATTCCATATCAAAGGAAATTTATAGTTATGATTGGAATACTTTTAAATGGgatttttctgctttttcgTTACCACAAGGTCCACGTTTTGTTCttagatacatatattcttaTGTTCATTAGATTTAGGGCTGAAAACTTCAGGAACATTTGGCATAGGTTTCCTTAAACACCAATTATAATAACTACAGAGCATGTATGGATCATAGAGGctattatatatacatttgtCATACTTTAAACATCGTAATATTGGAAATATTCCCACCGCATAATCATAGAAATTCTCACAGCATTCCCTTTTTCTCTCAGCGTAAGAGTATAGGAGTAAGTTCCAGAACGGaagagagacggagacagagatagagagagagaaaacaggTTGAATGCAGGAGAGCGTTTGAGTACAGGTGTGAATGCGAATGCAGGAAGATGGGGATTACAGGACAGCAGCAGTCAATGCAGGGAcagaagagggagagggagagggtgtGCAGGGTAAGTTCCTTCTCGTGCGAGTGAAATTGAAGGAGCGAGAGCAGGTGAAGAGCCACTGAAGTGAAGTGGAAGGCATTTGTCGTCGCTATTTTTTGCAAAAGTCTCGGTGTAATTAatacgtatgtgtgtgtgtgtgtttgtgacaCGCGTGTTTTtcagtgtgcgtgtgtgtgtgcgtgtgtgtgtgcgtgtgtgtgggtaaaCTAGGTCACTAGGAAGTTAGTCCCCTGTTAGGCCCCCCATCAGCCACTCCATCCCTCCTTTCAACTCACCTTCAAAAGGTGTCAACTCGCAAAATCTCCAACCACACCCCAAAacccaacccccaccccccaccaggCAGCATGATTAACGGTTCAGTGCGATTAACTGGCAAACAATTTTCGAGTGTTGGCAGGGGATGGGGGGGATGCTGATGCTTAAGCGTGTCTGTTCCTGTCTGcgcctctctgtgtgtgcgtgcgtgcgtgtgtgtcgtGCTTTTGTGTCGTGCTTGTGTGTGCCGTGCGCGAAATTATGTTGCCTACTTTCGAGGGCATTCATTCAATAACCGCCGACAATCATATGCAAACGTACCCTGGTTTAGTATCTGTGTGAATGAGTGCGTGCATGAAGGTATGCGTgttaccaacaacaacaacatatcATATTTTTTGTACAGGGGGAAAAAGTATGCTTTTTTGCAGGAGTTTGGAGCACTGCCGAAGGCGCAGAAAAAAAGCTATCAGCCAGGGCGAAGAAGAAGAGATATTGAAAAGGGAAGAGAGACGTGCTGTCGAAAGGGGGAGAAGAAGTGTGGGGGATGGGACtcctataaaaaaaaaaccaaagtaAAACACATAAAACTCAGGCGCCGAAGCGCAAAATGCCCTTTGCCCAGAAAAGAAcagccaaaaataaatagaaactgcttatttatttatttgtttcgaCAAATCTCAATTGAAACAAAGCTTAAAAGCTTTCAAATCAAAACTCAAATAgaaaccacaccacaccacacacacacacacagcacaccaaaatagacacacagatacaaacatacagagacagaaagacagacagagagacaaatAAAAACCACAGAAAAAGGGAATgatacaacaaaaagaaaacgagaGACAATTACTATTAAATCCAAGTTCAATTTGGTCAGCACACAATTGAATTTTACAGATTTGATTTGGCTTCCATTGCCGATTCGCCGGATAAACTATTCCGTATAGTATGTATGGATGTGCATAAGTTCGAGGATTAGCCTGCGGGGATTTTCGGTTTGGACTCTGATCCGACCCGCTTTAGCAGCAGCCACTTTAGTGCCTAATGAGATTTTGctaattaaaactaaaatgaaTTTAAACGCGAGAGGATTTGCAATTCCGGTAGTCGTATTGATGGAAATTGAATTAAGTCGCTTTATTGCATTGGATTATTGGATTACGTGCCAAATGTGatggatagagagagagagagagagagaaggagagctGATGCTTTGGCACTCCAGTTTTTCGATTAAGAAAAACCCTGACCTGAGAAAACCGGGAGAAAAACTAATGCAAAATCAATAAAGAAAAATTCCtctaaaaattccatttcaatttcaaaagAAATCTTTGGGCAAGAATTTTCCTCAGAACATACTCCTAACATAAATCCAAAAAATTGTCAGGCCAACAAATTATGTGGAAACGATATAAGAATATCAAATCAAAGTAAAAGGTGCAGTACAGTCCCCTATTTCAAAGAAATATGCAAGAAAATAAATACTCCAAATGTTTTTCCATCTTGCCCAAAGAAATATAAAGACTTTTCATCTCATCCCCAGTTCCTAGAAGCTGCCACATTTTGCTT from Drosophila pseudoobscura strain MV-25-SWS-2005 chromosome 4, UCI_Dpse_MV25, whole genome shotgun sequence encodes the following:
- the LOC26532706 gene encoding uncharacterized protein — its product is MHCSLIFAVTLAVLGFASATLTTKDKEMMCGHLKIIETQRHVMLEYLSGEAAALGRAAIKILPKNSNFEKCMEQDILFSQLTQTDESSIAFLNKFKCAYKRQILCNWNYQDQPEFREMYNKWKSDSNEIIKQFDRELVKTNQDLLERRSWSTLSNRNEFINSVNYYLRRYIKNTHNLFNHFLNSSKSKYECTYKIRYL